The stretch of DNA CCATTAGCCAATAGCCATGCTGTGGTAATATAAGAGGAAAAGACAGAAGCAGAACTTGTAATCCTCGCAATGCAATGATATGATGAGATAACTATGTTAGTTTATTGGAGAAATAACTTctttccttccttttttttttataggatGTTAAATCAAAGCATTAGTAAATAGAATTACTGAAACATATTTTAAACACTtgaagacaaaataaaatcaaataatttaaaattttaaaaattttcaaaaagaaaaatatattttatccaataaataatttatatacaaaACAATTAAATATAGAGCTGTCAAAATTTAAGTTGATATGTGTTTCATTTCACATATACAAAACTAACTAACATCTAAGAGTGTAATTAACAAATTACAATAATTACAAGAATAATGTAAATATAACTCATTAACTTCCATTGGAGATTTGGATTGTTAAAGTAGCTAGTATAATCATTTTCTAATTTAGTATGCTTACTATTGCTAATATAAATTATGTGTTTATTGTTTTTTCAATTGTTTATAAACTAAAAAGTAGTCAACGAATTAATTTTTATCCATTCGACTCAAATAAtctatttaattagtaaattatCCCAGTCAAGTCAAAACGATCTACTCCTAAATTagtcatatttttattagataaatttatctattttcttttgcaacatataatttgttttaataactctaattaaattaaattcaaattatattattaatggaATTTTGTATCTTGTTAAAGTTATCTacagtaaaaaaatttattcaataaacatattataaaaatattaaaaacttaaaatattttgctTTTCAATGAAGACACAAgttagggaaaaaaaaaaatcttattatcaTTGTTAGTacgatttttttatttgttttatgaaAATGATTGAGTAGCTATTATGGCTCCTCTCCTCTCAAATGGTGTGTGTGTAATTATGAAATGGTTTTGTATGTCGTAACTCGTTTCTTCGTACCATCGCCACCACCAACAAAAAACTTACCCTTAACAATCAATCCCATTCTCTCTGTCCCTTTCTTCttaattctctctcttttccccTTCTctgctttctccttcttcttctttctactTCTAGGGTTTCGCTCTTCATTCTTCATCCTTGGCCTTCTCTTCACCCTCTTTCAATATTCTTCAAAGGTGACATTTTTCgatcttctttctctttctttcctcattTTCCAACACCCCGTTTACTCaattttcttccttttcccCTTCCCTTTCGTTATCTTTTCCCTCttccttttacttttacttttaattcatttttgcaaattataccttttttctgttatttttgaCGGATTTTGACACCCATTTGCTTCAATTACACGCCCCATTactcaatttctttgattttatcaGGTTTTGCTTCCTTGTAAGTTATTCAATCATTTCTTCGTTTTTGGTGATAGTATGAAATGGTTCTCCTGATTAGTGCGAATTTCTCAGCCAGTTGTTGTTCCCCATTTCTGTGTTATATGTCTCAGGATTAAGGAGAGTAAAAGTTTCCCTTTTTCTTGGTTGAGGTTGTGAATTTTCATGTTAATTTTTGTGGCAAGCTTTCATGAGCAGAAACAAATTAGACCCAGAAGAAATAGTCCGGGAAATAAGTTTTGTCATTGTCGTTATTTTTCTCCcttgaataataattatttgGGTGTTTTTCTGATTCATTCTGAAGTTAACAATGCTGACTGTTGAGAATTGTCCTTTGTGTGCCATTTCAGTTTTTCAGGTTTGAAAATTGAAAGGATAGCTTGTTGACTTGTTGTTGGTTCACTCGCTTGTGCAGCTCCTATCTTGTCCATGATGGAGTACTCTGTGGATTTTCTCAGTTACCTTGATTTGGACACTTCCCTCAAGATACTGATGTGTCTCGATGATCCCACTGACCTTGTTCGCGTGAGCTGTGTCTCACGGTCTTGGAGACACTATGGTGAGTTATACATGTTCAAAGTGTGCTTTTTGTTCTTCAATTGATGTCTCAATTTCATGAGAAGTGGAAAGTTAGTTACTTGAgagatatatataatacatCTATGAAATTCACATTATTTTTTTGGCATTTGATTGTTTGTCATCCCAAATTATGATATCTGCTCTGTTATATTTGTTCTAGAAGTGTCCAACCTAATATTGATTCCtaaactttgcacttttgaagTTACATTGATCTATTCtgatagaaatatttttggaaactTGTATTTTCTCCATTTCCTTttcttgtaatttatttttccacATTTGGGAAAGACCTTGTTGCAAGCACTGCACTAAATGGTATTTTGGAGAATGATGGATTTTAGTTTCCTGCTGCTAAATCAATCTCATCCTTGTGTATCTATTTTCTTCTCCCTTATTGTAAAGATTACATCATTAttggattatgtttataatttacATCATGACTTCATTTTTAGGTCATGGATAGTAATTTTGAAAGAGAGGCCAAACTACAGCTATACAAACACttatttgtttatatattaTTGCCTTTGATCTAGTATtgcttaatttttgaaatggtGCAGGAATTTTGTGTAAGCACTTAACATGGTTTCCTTTCAACTTGAAAAGAGGTTAACTTAGAGGATTAATTATGACAAGAATAAAGTAGATATATACTAGTGATATGCTCTTTTTTGGGCACAAGTTCTTACTGGAATCTTTGTCAATATAGAGTGAAGTGCTGGGATCCCCTTTCTTATGAACCCCTTAGAGATATACTCACTTTCCTATTAGGCTCCTTTAAGTGTTTTGGGTTAACGATAACGATATTATAAATATCTTGAAGGACTGAAGTAAAATTTACACCTCCAGCTGTAACTGCTTGGACTAAAATTTGCTTGCACTTCCTGCATACTTTGTTTAATTTAGGAGGATATTTATTCATTGTTTTAGCTGTCAGTCCTTTGTTATGTTAATGTTATATGAAAGGtatttaattgaatttcttGATTCATCATTAAAGAGCATTATTGTCACATTTGAGATTCTCGTTGTCAATGGATAAAATTCATTTAAATATTCAATGCACTGGTTAATTAAccacttatattattatttgcaGTTATTGAAAATGGTCTCTGTAAGCAGCTGTGCATGAGAATGTTTCCTCAATTATCTAGATTTGAGCGTGTTGTTGAACTGAATCAACATGGAGCGAAGGATCATGCAGAGGTTGGATCTAGCAGCTCCATGGAATGGCTAGCACTAGAGAGAGAACATAGAGTCTATGCCTACTTAGCTAGAGCTTCAACAGAATACGTTGGCACGAACTGCATTGCTAGGACAATTGGTGCATCTAGCACTGATAATTTCCCTCAAGAGAGCATTGATAACACTTTAGAGCCGCGAGACAACATCTCTGGGAGATATTCATATTGGTCAAGTAGTGGACAAAGTAATCCTGGGGTGCCCGAGACACTGACATATGAGTTGCTCTCTCAAATTTGTGTCATTTCCGAAATTAATATACAGCCTTTCCAAGGTTGATGCTCCTTGAAGTTTTCAAAACTGTGTGTTTGGTCCATTTACTTAATTTCAATGTGCCCCTTTACTCACaagattatttatgattttgcaGCTCACTTTCAGATAGGTTCACCTATATATTCGGCAAAATCTGTTCGATTTAAAATGGGTCATTGTAAATCATCGTTGGATGCTTCAACTGATGATAACTTCGTATGGACCTACACATCACCTGTGTTTCCAATGAGTCAGGTATGTAACTTCAGTTCTTGAATCTTAGCTAGTTTCCATATAAAGAAAATTGGACAATGAGATTATGTGTGTAAGACTCTAAGACTAAGAGAATCATTTGATTCGGGATTCGCCCTGAGGATAACTGTTAATGTCATTGAGCAATGAGCATAAGTTTCTCAAGGCTGAGTGAGTTCCGGCTGGAGCTGCTATGTGATTTCCCCCTACCAAAACAATAATAACTTTGTACTTGTAGCCCTTTTCGTAGGTTGTGGACCTTGTGTGACACCTCATTCGTCTTTCTGCAAATGAGCTTGCTAAGTGCTGTCAGCGTTCAACTATAGTTCTGATGGACTTCTAAATCATATTAGTCTTGTGTAACATGTCATATAAATAATCTTCTATGAACTGTTAGATGCACAGTTACGGAAGTGTACTTCAGAAAGAATTGAGTGGGAGAAAAGTGGGTTAGCCACAGGAAGAGCTAGCCTAGTTGCTTTTCACCCCCCTCTTTTTCCCTAGTTACTATTCCTTTCCcagtttttttaagattttaatacTAACTTTCTATAATTGAATTCGAATAGAAGTTTCTAGCACATGCCCTTATTCATAACGATTTCTCTTTCTTGTGAACAGGAAAACCGGTTACAGAAGTTCAAGCTTCCGGAACCCGTGCTTTGTATTGGTGGTATCTTGCAGATTGAGCTTTTGGGAAGGGTACAGAGGCAAGAAATGGATGGTCTACTATATATTTGGTGCGTTCCTTAAACTATTACATTTTCTCTTTTATCTCTTCGATATCTACTGTTGCACATTTGACTTCCTGGTGGAACATTTTTTTACTCCGAAGTTGGAATTGTCATAATCATAGCATATGCATACTTAATGCTATTCTTGTTATATACTCTCTCCGTTTCAAAATAAGTGTGGCGTGTTTTGGGTTCATTAAAAAGTTAACGAGTCCAGATCAGATAAGCTAGATATTTTAACTTTTCAATGAACCTAAAAAGTGAAAGCGACACTTATTTTGAAACGAGGGAGTAGCAACTAGCATAACTGTTAAATAGTTTTTATGGTTGTGTTAAACTTCCTAACTTGAAGTAAACAATGTGATTGCAGTGTTTCTTATGTTCAAGTTGTGGGGTGCTCGTTATCTCCAGCATTCAATGTTGAAATACTGGATCCCACTGGAAGGTTCTTGTTGAAAAGCGACCACCTGGCTAGGGGTCAAACCCTGATGGCGTTTGAGAATGAGCCAGCGGGAATGTACGACAACTTCATGGTGAGGGGACTGCGAGATTTCCCACAGATTGTGACTATACTGCGGGGACATATGGGAGGGGTGGTTGTGGAAGATGATTGGGATGGAGATGAATATGAAGTCGATGACATTGAAGAAGAGTATGCACTTTGATCCTCCTTGGAACAAATACTCCtatgatttcttcttcttcttttgtgtCTAACAATCCCCTGCCATAACAAATAAGGAGATGTGCAAAGAATCATATTATAGGTGAAGATTGAAGAGTGATTATGGTGGCATGGAAaacccctttttattttccactGTTTCCCCTTTGTGTAATCTTTTATGTTCTGACTTGAGAAGCTACAGGTTTATATAAGTCTTTgcttaaactaattttattacAGAATTTTCTTTCATTGTAGATATAGTGGTGGGAGTGGTACAAGTTTATAGTACCTTCTCTCTGGTTTAAAAATCTTTCCAAATCTTATGAAAGTCTATGTTACATTAGTTGATCAAATCCAAAGACGAGTTTGATGGAACAAAATCTGTATTACCTTTTAAAAGTGAAAAAACACTTCTTAAGAGattgataaaaagaaaaaaagtgatgATGTTATCATTATTAACGTTACAATTTCCATTTTAAATTTACGGTTTCACCACATATTCaagtatttttgttaataactaAGTTGGTTTAAATCCAATATAAACAACAGAAAAGTTCTGCATACAAGTGGTttacttgtatgctttacaagttacttaacaccctaaaacctaaaatgcAAGTTacttaaaaccctaaaacctaaaatgcGCTCCAATGGCTACATCGTATACACGCGCCATATATAACTACCagatttaaaagatttgtttccttctttgttttctttatttgcAGATTTGCTCGTTCTTCTTTTCGCGAAGCTTCCCCTGGTTTCTTCGATCGTTCTTTTTCCCTCCTTTCTCACTCGTTTCTTCTTCGTCATTTACGTTAGTTCCTCTCTCTGTAACTCCAGCTTCGTTTtctatttgattttttgttttctgaaatcaaagtttgaactcgttttgaagataatggatgattcaacCTCAGATTGTCAGCTGAATCCAGGCGAAGTGGactatgaatttgaatctaacgaagttcctgaggtttgatttacatagGATTACTATGAATTTTGTTGcagtaatttgtatagcattgtgtaggTGAATAATTCGTGAACATTGACTGTCAAAATAATGCATGAAGATAAATCTGTGTATTGAATATaatgtattagttttgattaattatctgaaatttatagcagacgctcgggtATAGATCAGatcttttttgggtgtatttttgttagaagtgtgggtgtatttacagtttactactttttctgttattttaactgagttgttgttgttcgggtgtattatatcagacatAATTGGAtatgtttttagtttttgacatggtgtattctgcagcctgtGTATTTACAATTTATgacttttattgtcattttagttgagttgttgCGGTTCGGGTGTATCatatcagacatgattgggtgtatttatagtttttgacatggtgtattctgcagcctctctcggttgttgatgaccagtttgttccgaaggttggaatgacctttaccacccttgaagatactggaaaattttacaggaactacgccaaggctgcaggtttttctacaagagttcggagcacaaataggaagggaaacgagattaagaatcaattgattacatgtagcagagagggaaaatggaaatctaaaatatctccgacTGAGAAGACTAATCCGACAGCCGGTTTAAactgtcctgcaagaatttatatacacacattgaaggatgtcggtgcttggatcatttcaaaggttgtgctggatCATTCACACCCCTGCTGTCCAAGTAAAGCAGAGACGCTCAAACAGCacagggaactaagcatgtccattcgtcgtacaatagagaataacgaggaggccggtatcagaccaagcaaaacctaccaatcatttgttgcggctgccgggggtcaccgcgagttaaattttatcgaaaaggacgtgaggaattacattaccagggaagtgcggaatgtttccgaacaagaagatgcaaaggaattcgggaaatatttcttaagaatgaaagagaagaatccgaatttcttttttgagctcgaactcgaggaggatcaatcgattaagctggctttttgggccgatgcaagaagtagagctgcctttgagtatttcggagacgtcatttcatttgacaccacctacaatacaaacaggtaacaaactgcccctgtttatgatgctaaattaatgtatttttatgaaTCCGCAGCATAGGTGTACATTGGCTGTTTTTTGGGTGTATACGAAGCATTTGTTTGGGTGTACCTAatgattttgcattctgcactatggtaatttgtttcaggtataatttggtctgtggttcttttgtcggggtgaatcaccacggtcagtcaacacttctcggatgctctttgatgaaaaacgaagaaattgaatcattcaaatggttatttcaatgttggcttcgttgcatgggaggaaacGCTCCGAAAGGTTTTCTCACCGATCAATgcgcatcaatgaaaagggctttagaggcttgtatgccaacaacaattcaccgttggtgtatttggcacatcatgaagaagattccaagcaaattaaacgggtACAAAGGACATGCAGATATTGAACAAGAAATGAGCcaagttgtttggaactctcatagcaaagactcattcgataggaattggaatgattttctgctgaattttggtcttgtggacaacaagtggctttcaggtaatatttgtttaaaatctgcagcagaggtgtaaattgcatgttttttcgggtgtatttatagtttgtgtttgggtgtattctgTAGATCTGTatgaagaccgtcatatatgggttcctatctatctagatcaccacttctgggcagggatgagaagcacataaaggagcgagagcatgcatccattttttaacaagtttatcACCCGGAACAGCTCGCTTATTCAGTTCGTCAAACAATACGATAATTGCCTCGGAAGCAGGGAGCAAGCAGAAagagaatcagatgctgcagattttcatacggtcataccgtgtgcaaccaaatcctccattgaagctcagtttcaagatgCGTACACTCACGCAAAGTTTAGGGAAGTCCAAGCGCAATTCAGAGGAAAGGCAAATTGCATCACCAAATTAACGAATTCCGCTTTAGGCTATTCAGTATACGAAGTCGGAGAATAAGTTTCCAGttcaatattcaacaagtttgtggttacttacgactcagttgcagccgaggtaaaatgccaatgcttattattcgagtcgaGAGGGATATTGTGTCGTCACGcactaagcgtgttaagctttgaacaagtaagccaagtgtcacctagatatatactggaacgatggagtaagaaggtaaagaggcgacacacacacgtcaagagcagccacgacgagccactgatggagccaagaagcaagaggtttGACCAATTAGTTTTTCGTTCGCAAAATATTTGCGAATTTGCATCCAAATCGGAGGAGCTAACTGCAATTCTGCACCGTGCGTACGATAACGTCATGGCTGAGATGGAATCattaaaagccaaaaggaaggggacatcttctttatcccacgaagacgccaacttggaatctgttaacgagcttcaaagcccgccaaggattcgaacaagaggacgtccaaaaaataggataggttcaaagttggacaaacagattgcaaatgccacaaagaagaagaaaacgaaagttttaagcgaggtaaaagtaatgttctttaaatttgtggtgattgagtttatttttctcgttAATAGTTTATCTAATATGTGAGTGTTATATTCAGATAAACCTGTTTGATGCTGCGTCAGTGGTGCATTCAAATTCCAGCCAATATCAAGGACATGTTATGAATTATTAGTTTAGGGTACCAGCAGCAGGGGATAactctttgggtgtatagtttcacagaatatgggtgtaaaagcactgttcttttgggtgtatttttgtgaattcacattttacatatagatacatatatataatattaggatttagggttttagggtttacagGTTAGGGtaagggtttaggttttaagtgTTTAGCGTTCAGCGTTTTAGTCTCAAAGCATCAGGGGGGATAGATTTCAAGGTGTATATTCAACTTTATTTGGGTGTAAAAAATCGCAGgttatgggtgtatatttgatttgatatttttcttcatattttagtacctgtaattcatacattttgaatacagcacagaCAGTTTAACAGCACAGACAGTTTGAGTGTATATTTTAAGCAATCTTGGGTGTATATTAAACTCCCGTTGGGTGtaaaagtttataatttgtGTTTAGATCTGTCTTGATGTTTTCCTTCATATTTTACCACCTGTAATACAGCTTTTGAATACAGCACAAACAGTTTAACAGCACATATAGTTTAACTatggaaaaaaatttcattgaatAGAAGTTGTTTATAAATGGCAATTTTTTACAGCATTTGTTTAATTTACAAACTAGCTAGCAGTTGGATTACTCAGTTTCTATATCAGTAGAATTTATC from Arachis duranensis cultivar V14167 chromosome 4, aradu.V14167.gnm2.J7QH, whole genome shotgun sequence encodes:
- the LOC107485604 gene encoding F-box protein At4g00755 — protein: MMEYSVDFLSYLDLDTSLKILMCLDDPTDLVRVSCVSRSWRHYVIENGLCKQLCMRMFPQLSRFERVVELNQHGAKDHAEVGSSSSMEWLALEREHRVYAYLARASTEYVGTNCIARTIGASSTDNFPQESIDNTLEPRDNISGRYSYWSSSGQSNPGVPETLTYELLSQICVISEINIQPFQAHFQIGSPIYSAKSVRFKMGHCKSSLDASTDDNFVWTYTSPVFPMSQENRLQKFKLPEPVLCIGGILQIELLGRVQRQEMDGLLYICVSYVQVVGCSLSPAFNVEILDPTGRFLLKSDHLARGQTLMAFENEPAGMYDNFMVRGLRDFPQIVTILRGHMGGVVVEDDWDGDEYEVDDIEEEYAL